One genomic segment of Agromyces intestinalis includes these proteins:
- the dcd gene encoding dCTP deaminase, producing the protein MLLSDRDIRAELEGGRIRLEPSDPSMLQPSSVDVRLDRYFRLFDNHKYPFIDPAEDQPELTHLIEVRPDEAFILHPGEFVLASTFEAVTLPDDVAARLEGKSSLGRLGLLTHSTAGFIDPGFTGHVTLELSNVATLPIKLWPGMKIGQMCFFRLSSPAEKPYGSADYSSRYQGQRGPTASRSFQNFHRTDVSITDAGASGA; encoded by the coding sequence GTGCTGCTCTCAGACCGTGACATCCGGGCCGAGCTCGAAGGCGGCCGAATCCGACTCGAGCCGTCCGATCCGAGCATGCTGCAGCCCAGCAGCGTCGACGTGCGCCTCGACCGGTACTTCCGCCTCTTCGACAATCACAAGTACCCGTTCATCGACCCGGCCGAAGACCAGCCCGAGCTGACGCACCTGATCGAGGTGCGCCCCGACGAGGCGTTCATCCTGCACCCGGGCGAGTTCGTGCTGGCGTCGACGTTCGAGGCGGTCACCCTGCCCGACGACGTGGCGGCGCGGCTCGAGGGGAAGAGCTCGCTGGGCCGGCTCGGCCTGCTCACGCACTCGACCGCCGGGTTCATCGATCCCGGCTTCACCGGGCACGTGACGCTCGAGCTGTCGAACGTCGCGACCCTGCCGATCAAGCTGTGGCCGGGCATGAAGATCGGGCAGATGTGCTTCTTCCGGCTTTCGTCGCCGGCCGAGAAGCCGTACGGTTCGGCCGACTACTCGAGCCGGTACCAGGGGCAGCGGGGGCCGACGGCGTCGCGGTCGTTCCAGAACTTCCATCGCACCGATGTGAGCATCACGGATGCGGGGGCTTCGGGCGCGTAG
- a CDS encoding CinA family protein, whose product MVEESDALAEACARAALAAGVRVAVAESLTSGSIATTLGKAHEASEWFSGGVVAYDPEVKFGVLGVDRGPVVTAKAARQMAEGLLHLMPVEAVVAVTGAGGPGPEEGEPAGTVFIAHGRVGHPDAPARIAVEEHRFDGDPTDVVRQTVEAALRALLGELEAPA is encoded by the coding sequence ATGGTCGAGGAATCCGATGCGCTCGCCGAGGCGTGCGCGCGTGCTGCGCTCGCCGCGGGCGTGCGCGTCGCCGTGGCGGAGTCGCTCACGAGCGGCAGCATCGCCACCACGCTCGGCAAGGCGCACGAGGCCAGCGAGTGGTTCTCGGGCGGTGTGGTCGCGTACGACCCCGAGGTGAAGTTCGGCGTGCTCGGCGTCGACCGCGGCCCGGTCGTCACGGCGAAGGCGGCGCGGCAGATGGCCGAGGGGCTGCTGCACCTCATGCCCGTCGAGGCGGTGGTCGCGGTCACAGGGGCCGGCGGGCCGGGCCCGGAAGAGGGCGAGCCCGCCGGAACGGTCTTCATCGCGCACGGGCGGGTAGGGCATCCGGATGCTCCGGCCAGGATCGCCGTCGAGGAGCACCGGTTCGACGGTGATCCGACCGATGTGGTCCGCCAGACCGTGGAGGCGGCGCTTCGCGCCCTGCTTGGGGAGCTCGAGGCGCCCGCGTGA
- a CDS encoding carboxylate-amine ligase, whose product MTGEDAGTASDAADATEFGIEEEFVLLDPETLRPAPVGPEVLARLRAAGFETATSEFLASQIEFASPILHDGEGATAELVRFRREAAGIARELGVVAASTGTPFDSEDDPEVFPEDRYARVHADIGAMIADHQVCGLHVHLGIAARADRVRVLNGLRPWIPMLTALAANAPFHRGVDSGFASWRTIVLRRWTTNGVPAPFADEADYDRRLAELVGVGVTRDRALIAWMLRLSHHLPTAELRFADAQLDVADSVAIALLCRELVRGILQGADATSESDATSESSPPFSGELIDAALWAAAHDGHEASVPDPVRGALVPVRDAVASALASAPDDVRERVADLLARGSGAERQRAALAGGGRAALRALFE is encoded by the coding sequence GTGACGGGTGAGGACGCGGGCACGGCGTCGGACGCAGCCGACGCGACCGAGTTCGGCATCGAGGAGGAGTTCGTGCTCCTCGACCCCGAGACGCTGCGGCCGGCGCCCGTCGGCCCCGAGGTGCTCGCCCGGCTCCGGGCCGCCGGATTCGAGACGGCGACCTCGGAGTTCCTCGCCTCGCAGATCGAGTTCGCGAGCCCGATCCTCCACGACGGCGAGGGAGCCACCGCCGAGCTCGTGCGATTCCGACGCGAGGCGGCGGGCATCGCACGGGAACTCGGTGTGGTCGCCGCCTCGACCGGCACGCCCTTCGACAGCGAAGACGACCCCGAGGTGTTCCCCGAAGACCGGTATGCCCGGGTGCACGCCGACATCGGCGCGATGATCGCCGACCACCAGGTGTGCGGCCTGCACGTGCACCTCGGCATCGCCGCTCGCGCCGACCGGGTGCGCGTGCTGAACGGGCTGCGACCGTGGATCCCGATGCTCACCGCGCTCGCCGCGAACGCGCCGTTCCATCGCGGCGTCGACAGCGGGTTCGCAAGCTGGCGCACGATCGTGCTGCGCCGGTGGACGACGAACGGCGTGCCCGCGCCATTCGCCGACGAGGCCGACTACGACCGGCGGCTCGCCGAGCTCGTGGGTGTGGGCGTCACGCGCGACCGCGCGCTCATCGCCTGGATGCTACGGCTCTCGCACCACCTGCCCACCGCCGAGTTGCGCTTTGCGGACGCGCAGCTCGACGTCGCCGATTCGGTTGCGATCGCGCTGCTCTGTCGCGAGCTGGTGCGCGGCATCCTGCAGGGTGCGGATGCCACGAGCGAATCGGATGCGACGAGCGAATCTTCCCCGCCGTTCAGCGGTGAACTCATCGATGCGGCGCTGTGGGCGGCCGCACACGACGGGCACGAGGCATCCGTGCCCGATCCGGTGCGAGGCGCCCTCGTGCCGGTACGCGATGCCGTGGCGAGCGCGCTCGCGTCGGCGCCCGACGACGTGCGCGAGCGCGTTGCCGATCTGCTCGCCCGCGGATCGGGGGCGGAGCGGCAGCGTGCCGCGCTCGCCGGAGGCGGCAGGGCTGCGCTCCGGGCGCTCTTCGAATAG
- a CDS encoding flavodoxin family protein has translation MPDLRVLALNCTLKPSPAASSTELISRQVLDLFEADGATTELVRVVDHDIKPGVEADMGDGDEWPSIRAKVMAADVLLFATPTWMGHPSSVAQRALERLDAELSETDDAGRPILAGKVAAVAVVGNEDGAHAIIADVQQALVDVGFSVASQASTYWNGEAMGKTDYKDLDATPDAVATTNATVARHSAHLARVLRDAPYPPPEN, from the coding sequence ATGCCCGATCTGCGAGTGCTCGCACTCAACTGCACCCTGAAGCCGTCGCCTGCGGCGTCGAGCACCGAGCTCATCTCCCGGCAGGTGCTCGACCTGTTCGAGGCCGACGGAGCGACGACCGAGCTGGTCCGCGTGGTCGACCACGACATCAAGCCGGGCGTCGAAGCCGACATGGGCGACGGCGACGAGTGGCCGTCGATCCGCGCGAAGGTGATGGCGGCCGACGTGCTGCTGTTCGCCACGCCCACCTGGATGGGACATCCGTCGAGCGTCGCCCAGCGCGCGCTCGAGCGACTCGACGCAGAACTCAGCGAGACCGACGACGCCGGCCGGCCGATCCTGGCCGGCAAGGTCGCCGCCGTCGCGGTCGTCGGCAATGAGGACGGCGCGCACGCGATCATCGCCGACGTGCAGCAGGCGCTCGTCGATGTCGGGTTCTCGGTCGCATCGCAGGCGTCGACCTACTGGAACGGCGAGGCGATGGGCAAGACCGACTACAAAGACCTGGATGCCACGCCCGACGCGGTGGCGACCACGAACGCGACGGTCGCCCGGCACAGCGCGCACCTCGCGCGCGTGCTGCGCGACGCGCCGTACCCGCCGCCCGAGAACTAG
- a CDS encoding FAD-dependent oxidoreductase, whose product MTSLWLDPAPAIPTDGPDSPRSFDEIVVGGGLTGLVTAVLLARAGRRVGVLEAREVGAVTTGNTTAKLSVLQGAHLQTVLHRTDGRVLRGYVEANLAGQRWLADYLQANGLPVQVRDAVSFASTPDGRSTVEREFEVAREAGLPVTFGEASDLPFATFGAVRLAGQLQLDPMDALAALAAELRSLGGVVRTGVRMTGVRVGRPVRVRTTAGEFACERLVLATGIPTLDRGLYFGKLRANRSYAAAYRTDAPLPTGMYLSVDAPTRSIRTAPDPDLDAPNPELLLVGGYGHEVGREPSPAGRAAALDRWAHEVWPDAVQTHRWSAQDYETPHGVPFVGWLPRGRGRVHLATGYDKWGMTNAVQCGLTLAGDLLGGLPDWARTLRHRVTLPRAIGVGIGINAAVAKHYAVGWARAMTRDLPAAAPREGEGSVGRARGAGDGRGWFERMPRPTAVSTVDGVTCRVSGICSHLGAIVTWNDAEHTWDCPAHASRFAADGRLLEGPAKRGLARRPA is encoded by the coding sequence ATGACCTCGCTCTGGCTCGACCCCGCGCCCGCGATCCCGACCGACGGGCCCGACTCCCCGCGCAGCTTCGACGAGATCGTGGTCGGCGGCGGGCTCACCGGCCTCGTGACCGCGGTGCTGCTCGCCCGCGCCGGAAGGCGGGTCGGCGTGCTCGAGGCGCGCGAGGTCGGTGCGGTGACGACCGGCAACACCACCGCGAAGCTCAGCGTGCTGCAGGGTGCGCACCTGCAGACCGTCCTGCACCGCACCGACGGCAGGGTGCTGCGCGGCTACGTCGAGGCGAACCTCGCCGGGCAGCGATGGCTGGCCGACTACCTGCAGGCCAACGGACTGCCCGTGCAGGTGCGCGACGCGGTCAGCTTCGCGTCGACGCCCGACGGGCGCAGCACGGTCGAGCGGGAGTTCGAGGTCGCGCGCGAGGCCGGCCTGCCGGTGACGTTCGGCGAAGCATCCGACCTGCCCTTCGCAACCTTCGGCGCGGTGCGGCTTGCGGGCCAGCTGCAGCTCGATCCGATGGATGCGCTCGCCGCGCTCGCCGCAGAGCTGCGCAGCCTGGGCGGCGTCGTGCGCACGGGCGTCCGGATGACCGGCGTGCGCGTTGGCCGCCCCGTGCGCGTGCGCACGACGGCGGGGGAGTTCGCCTGCGAACGGCTCGTGCTCGCAACCGGCATCCCGACGCTCGATCGCGGCCTGTACTTCGGGAAGCTGCGCGCGAACCGCTCGTATGCGGCCGCGTACCGCACGGATGCTCCGCTGCCGACGGGCATGTACCTCAGCGTGGATGCCCCGACACGATCCATCCGCACCGCGCCCGATCCCGATCTCGACGCGCCGAATCCCGAACTGCTGCTCGTCGGCGGCTACGGCCACGAGGTCGGGCGCGAACCCTCGCCCGCCGGGCGGGCGGCGGCGCTCGACCGCTGGGCGCACGAGGTCTGGCCCGACGCCGTGCAGACCCATCGCTGGAGCGCGCAGGACTACGAGACGCCGCACGGCGTGCCGTTCGTCGGCTGGCTGCCGCGCGGGCGCGGCCGCGTCCACCTCGCGACGGGGTACGACAAGTGGGGTATGACGAACGCGGTGCAGTGCGGGCTGACGCTGGCCGGCGATCTGCTGGGCGGGCTGCCCGACTGGGCGCGGACGCTGCGCCACCGGGTCACGCTGCCACGCGCGATCGGCGTGGGGATCGGCATCAACGCGGCGGTCGCCAAGCACTACGCGGTCGGGTGGGCGCGGGCGATGACGCGGGATCTGCCTGCAGCTGCGCCGCGCGAGGGGGAGGGCTCGGTCGGGCGGGCGCGGGGCGCCGGAGACGGGCGCGGATGGTTCGAACGGATGCCGCGCCCCACCGCCGTCTCGACCGTCGACGGCGTGACCTGCCGGGTGTCGGGGATCTGCTCCCACCTCGGCGCGATCGTGACCTGGAACGACGCCGAGCACACGTGGGACTGCCCCGCGCATGCGTCGCGCTTCGCCGCCGACGGCCGCTTGCTGGAGGGGCCCGCCAAGCGCGGACTCGCGCGACGCCCGGCGTGA
- a CDS encoding alpha/beta fold hydrolase, whose product MHPIVTTAFASLRAAERVSPALAAGLAMPLFRSTRPPAGVRPGDRAVHDQARATTLRVAGREVRVYEWGSGGTTVLLSHGWRGRASQFGAIIRELRPEGVRLVAYDAPAAGGSPGRHADIRDWLAVISELQQRHGRFHTMIGHSFGSLATLTAVREGIATGGVVAIAGMADARYLVDGFGTLTGLGPATTDVLAARFARIIRSPGFEASGASAAPGARVATDATGSPDGWRRFDAARDPLPAEVPLLVVHDRGDREVAVGEALRLHTAHGERSRLVLTSGAGHNAVLGADATLDAVVAFVQGGLAAVDAANLSDATDLSDASNLSEAANLSDATNLGRAAARPVS is encoded by the coding sequence ATGCATCCGATCGTCACCACCGCGTTCGCGTCGCTCCGCGCCGCCGAGCGGGTGTCGCCCGCCCTCGCCGCGGGGCTCGCGATGCCGCTGTTCCGCTCGACCCGTCCGCCGGCCGGGGTTCGGCCAGGCGATCGTGCCGTCCACGATCAGGCGCGCGCGACGACCCTGCGCGTCGCCGGGCGCGAGGTTCGCGTCTACGAGTGGGGCTCGGGCGGCACCACGGTGCTGCTCAGCCACGGCTGGCGCGGGCGCGCGTCGCAGTTCGGCGCCATCATCCGCGAACTCCGACCCGAAGGGGTGCGACTCGTGGCCTACGACGCACCCGCGGCGGGCGGTTCGCCGGGCCGGCACGCCGACATCCGCGACTGGCTCGCCGTCATCTCCGAACTGCAGCAGCGGCACGGGCGATTCCACACGATGATCGGGCATTCGTTCGGCTCGCTCGCCACCCTCACGGCCGTGCGCGAGGGCATCGCGACGGGCGGCGTGGTCGCGATCGCCGGCATGGCCGACGCCCGGTACCTCGTCGACGGGTTCGGCACGCTGACCGGGCTCGGCCCGGCCACCACCGATGTGCTCGCCGCGCGCTTCGCTCGGATCATCCGCTCACCCGGGTTCGAAGCATCCGGTGCGTCGGCGGCACCCGGCGCGCGGGTCGCGACCGACGCGACCGGCTCACCGGACGGATGGCGCCGCTTCGACGCCGCCCGCGACCCCCTCCCGGCCGAGGTGCCGCTGCTGGTCGTCCACGACCGCGGCGATCGCGAGGTCGCGGTCGGCGAGGCGCTGCGACTGCACACCGCCCACGGCGAGCGCTCGCGGCTCGTGCTCACCAGCGGAGCCGGCCACAACGCCGTGCTCGGCGCGGACGCGACGCTCGACGCGGTCGTCGCGTTCGTGCAGGGCGGGCTCGCCGCGGTCGACGCGGCGAACCTGAGCGACGCGACGGACCTGAGCGACGCGTCCAACCTGAGCGAAGCTGCGAACCTGAGCGACGCCACGAACCTGGGCCGCGCGGCCGCGCGCCCGGTCAGCTGA
- a CDS encoding TetR/AcrR family transcriptional regulator, with translation MQESSVTADGRRLRGDASRRSVLAVAVDLASVEGLDQVSIGRIASVSLTSKSSVATLFGTKERLQLAAVAAARERFLDHVVDPARVQPRGIRRLVALLDRSVAYSQDRVFPGGCFFSAAAADFHSKPGKVRDAIAAQLADWVGYLAVSARYAHEQGELPALDDPDQLAFELQGLFEWMNLLATIRDTDEPYVRARRAYRDRLLAAGADPAIADLVLEPGAALRP, from the coding sequence ATGCAGGAATCGAGCGTCACGGCCGACGGTCGCCGGTTGCGCGGGGATGCCTCGCGGCGGTCGGTGCTCGCCGTCGCCGTCGATCTCGCGTCGGTCGAGGGGCTCGACCAGGTCTCGATCGGGCGGATCGCTTCGGTCTCGCTCACGAGCAAATCCAGCGTCGCCACGCTCTTCGGCACGAAGGAGCGCCTGCAGCTGGCCGCGGTTGCGGCCGCGCGCGAGCGATTCCTCGACCACGTGGTCGATCCGGCACGGGTGCAACCACGTGGCATCCGTCGCCTGGTCGCACTCCTCGACCGTTCGGTGGCCTATTCGCAGGATCGGGTGTTCCCGGGCGGCTGCTTCTTCTCGGCCGCGGCGGCCGACTTCCACTCGAAGCCGGGCAAGGTGCGCGATGCCATCGCCGCGCAGCTCGCCGACTGGGTCGGCTACCTCGCCGTGTCGGCCCGGTACGCGCACGAGCAGGGCGAGCTGCCGGCCCTCGACGACCCCGACCAACTCGCGTTCGAGCTGCAGGGGCTCTTCGAGTGGATGAACCTGCTCGCCACGATCCGCGACACCGACGAGCCCTATGTGCGGGCGCGCCGGGCCTACCGCGACCGCCTGCTCGCGGCCGGCGCCGACCCGGCGATCGCCGACCTGGTGCTCGAGCCGGGCGCAGCGCTGCGTCCCTGA
- a CDS encoding MarR family winged helix-turn-helix transcriptional regulator, with protein MTNHEFTEASASEKPEFPTSRRPLGFWLKLVDRRISDEMGTLFADEGVTRRDWRTLNLLAGDAEDERLAHKLRHRPDLLGRLAELGWVDVPTDAHEGPSLTDAGREARDRLLERVTGLRARVAGAVSPEDFATTLATLEAIARELGWDESQPMPRGRRGGRGFGRRGFGHRHGFGHGHGHGFGRPGFPGFAPGDGHGHGYGHDPRAGSGPHHPAPHQDVHVHVHVHEGHGRKRRHGDQG; from the coding sequence ATGACGAACCACGAGTTCACCGAGGCATCCGCCTCCGAGAAGCCCGAATTCCCGACCTCCCGCCGACCGCTCGGCTTCTGGCTGAAGCTGGTCGACCGCCGCATCTCCGACGAGATGGGCACTCTGTTCGCCGACGAAGGCGTCACGCGCCGCGACTGGCGCACGCTGAACCTGCTCGCCGGCGACGCCGAGGACGAGCGACTGGCGCACAAGCTGCGCCACCGGCCCGACCTGCTCGGCCGGCTGGCCGAGCTCGGCTGGGTCGATGTGCCGACCGACGCGCACGAGGGCCCGTCGCTCACCGACGCGGGTCGCGAGGCCCGCGACCGCCTGCTCGAGCGGGTGACCGGGCTGCGCGCCCGCGTCGCCGGCGCCGTGAGCCCCGAGGACTTCGCGACCACGCTCGCAACCCTCGAGGCGATCGCGCGCGAGCTCGGCTGGGACGAGTCGCAGCCGATGCCCCGCGGTCGACGCGGCGGCCGCGGCTTCGGCCGACGCGGCTTCGGCCACCGGCACGGCTTCGGGCACGGCCACGGGCACGGGTTCGGGCGACCGGGCTTCCCGGGCTTCGCTCCCGGCGACGGTCACGGGCACGGCTACGGCCACGACCCGCGGGCCGGCTCCGGGCCGCACCACCCTGCACCGCACCAGGACGTGCACGTGCACGTCCACGTGCACGAGGGTCACGGGCGCAAGCGCCGCCACGGCGACCAGGGCTGA
- a CDS encoding MarR family winged helix-turn-helix transcriptional regulator, which produces MSDARQPAPGGRSGSGDDADVTTDAVAAIEAALGSLRRGARFGPPGAGGPFGPRGPFGPFGGAPGGPFGPGGPFGGRRGGPQHGHHGHDEHPGHPGRGRGGHAAFRLLAALEAHGPQSVTEVAAHIGVDQPRASRLVQAAVDAGHVRREPDPSDARRSILIVTDSGRALLSATVGRRREAIETALAGFSADERAEFARLLTRFVEGWPRG; this is translated from the coding sequence ATGTCGGACGCTCGTCAACCCGCTCCCGGTGGACGCTCAGGTTCCGGCGACGATGCGGATGTCACGACCGACGCCGTGGCTGCGATCGAGGCGGCGCTCGGCTCGCTGCGACGAGGTGCTCGGTTCGGTCCGCCGGGCGCGGGCGGACCCTTCGGCCCGCGCGGGCCGTTCGGTCCCTTCGGTGGCGCCCCTGGAGGGCCGTTCGGCCCCGGTGGTCCGTTCGGCGGTCGACGCGGTGGTCCGCAGCACGGTCACCATGGCCACGACGAGCACCCGGGCCACCCCGGCAGAGGCCGCGGCGGGCACGCCGCGTTCCGCCTGCTGGCGGCGCTCGAGGCGCACGGCCCGCAGTCGGTCACCGAGGTCGCCGCGCACATCGGCGTCGACCAGCCGCGGGCGAGCCGGCTCGTGCAGGCTGCGGTCGACGCCGGTCACGTGCGGCGCGAGCCCGATCCGAGCGACGCGCGGCGGAGCATCCTGATCGTGACCGATTCGGGGCGCGCGCTGCTCAGCGCGACCGTCGGCCGTCGGCGCGAGGCGATCGAGACGGCGCTCGCGGGGTTCTCAGCCGACGAGCGTGCGGAGTTCGCGCGGCTGCTGACGCGGTTCGTCGAGGGGTGGCCGCGGGGCTGA